From a single Lewinella sp. LCG006 genomic region:
- a CDS encoding sulfotransferase family 2 domain-containing protein yields the protein MFDFLKKQKSDTALELISIHIPKTAGTSFRNTLKQVYGEEKVVRLDINRSSKEVRINELLFTKPELPSKIKVIHGHFSIANLKQCFFIDECTPMITWLRDPVDRVISNYFYLCKRLAEELEEEKKGLNILSKLQRSLIEYARDEISRNRISKFLSGAQLTDFIFVGIQEHYDADLADLANLLDWPTAKAFLHNVTGSSYEVDKGTRDEIARLNTLDMDLYHTALEMRENRLSKMCN from the coding sequence ATGTTTGATTTCCTTAAAAAACAGAAAAGTGATACTGCACTTGAATTGATTTCAATTCATATCCCTAAAACTGCTGGAACTTCATTCCGAAATACACTAAAGCAAGTATATGGAGAGGAAAAAGTAGTTCGCCTTGATATCAATAGAAGTTCAAAGGAAGTACGGATAAATGAACTCCTATTCACAAAACCGGAATTACCATCGAAAATCAAGGTTATTCATGGGCATTTTTCGATTGCAAATTTGAAGCAATGCTTTTTTATTGATGAGTGCACTCCTATGATAACCTGGCTTAGAGACCCTGTTGACCGGGTTATTTCCAATTATTTTTACTTGTGCAAACGCTTAGCAGAGGAATTGGAAGAAGAAAAGAAAGGACTCAATATTCTAAGCAAGCTCCAGCGTTCGCTAATTGAATACGCAAGAGATGAAATAAGCCGAAATCGTATTTCAAAGTTTCTTTCAGGAGCCCAATTAACAGATTTTATCTTTGTGGGTATTCAGGAGCATTATGATGCAGATCTAGCTGATTTAGCAAACCTGTTAGACTGGCCTACTGCAAAGGCTTTCTTACATAATGTTACCGGAAGTAGCTATGAGGTAGATAAGGGCACAAGAGATGAGATCGCTCGGTTGAATACACTA